Within Candidatus Polarisedimenticolia bacterium, the genomic segment TGAAGCGACGTGCCGATCCCGTGCCCGACGAACTCCCGCACCACGGTGTATCCGTGCGACTCCGCGTGCGTCTGAACCGCCGACGAGATGTCCGACAGGCGCTTCCCCGGCCGCGCCGCCTGGATGCCGCGGTGGAGCGATTCCCGGGTGACGTTGAGCAGGTCACGCGCCTCCCGGCTGATCCGGCCGACGGGGACCGTCACCGCCGCGTCGCCGAAGTAGCCGTCCAGGACCACGCCGAAATCGAGCCCGATGATGTCCCCCTCCTTCAGCACCTTCTTGGGCGACGGGATGCCGTGCACGACCTCCTCGTTCACCGACGTGCAGAGCACGCAGGGGTATCCGCGGTACCCCTTGAAGGCCGGCCGCACGCCCGCGTCCCGGCACATTCTCTCCGCGACCCGATCGAGGTCGGCCGTCGTCACGCCCGGCTCGACCTGCCCCCGGAGCTCCGCGAGAATCTGTGCCACCACGCGATTGCAGCGGTCCATCGTCTCGACTTCCTCCCGGGACTTGTAGATGATCATCCCCGCAGCCCCGGCACGGCCGCCGCCATCCGCTCGAACACCTCCGCCGGTCGACCTCTCCCGTCCACCGCCGCGAGGACGCCGGCCTTCTGGTACCTGAGGATCAGGGGCGCCGTCTGCTCCCGGTACGCCCTCAGTCTCTCGGCGATCACCGTGTCCGTGTCGTCGTTCCTCTGCCGCAGCGTCCCGCCGCAGCGATCGCAGATCCCTTCGGCCTTGGGCCGGTTGTAGCGCACGTGATACACGGCGCCGCAGCGGTCGCACGATCTCCGGCCGGTCAGCCGGTCGATGATCTCCGGCTCGGCGACCTCGATGCTGATCACCCGGTCCAGCGACTGGCCCCGCTTGGACAGGATCCTGTCCAGCAGGTCGGCCTGTGCCACCGTCCTCGGAAACCCGTCCAGGAGGAAGCCGTCGGCCGCGTCCGGCCGCGACAGCCTCTCTTCCATCACCTCGCCCACCAGCGCGTCGGGGACCAGCTCCCCCCGCTCGACGATGGCGGCCACCCTCCGTCCGAGCGGCGTCCCGTCCCGTATCGCGGACCGCAGGAGGTCGCCCGTCGAGATGTGCAGCAGGCCGACCCGCCGCGTGATTTCCGCCGCCTGCGTTCCCTTCCCGACCCCCGGAGCCCCCAGGAGGACCAGCCGGGTTGCCCTGCCGTGCGCCGCAGGCATGCGTCACCCGCGCCGGCCGCGGATTCTCGCCCCCTTCAAGAAGCCGTCGTAATGCCTCATGATGAGCTGCGACTCGACCTGCTGCACCGTGTCCATGGCCACGCCGACCACGATCAGGAGCGACGTCCCGCCGAAATAGAACTTCAGCCCGAGCCCCTGCGTCAGGAACGAGGGCAGGATCTGGTCCAGGGCCGGACCGACGACCGGCAGGGCCTGGACCTTCATCCCGCTGATCAGGATCTGCGGGAGAAGCGCGATGAGGCCGAGATAGATCGCCCCGACGAACGTCAACCGCGTGAGGATCGTGTCCAGGTACTCCGCGGTCCGCCTCCCGGGGCGGATGCCGGGGATGAACCCGCCGTACTTCTTCATGTTGTCCGCCACGTCCATCGGATTGAAGATGATCGAGATGTAGAAGTAGCAGAAGAAGACGATCGCCACCAGGTACAGGAGGTTGTGCAGCGGCATGCTGTAGTCGAGCTGGCGGTAGATCTCGGCCAGCCACGGCTTGTCCTGCACGCCCAGCCACTGCATGAAGGTGAGCGGGAAGGCCAGGACCGAGGACGCGAAGATGACCGGGATGACGCCCCCCGTGTTCAAGCGAAGCGGCATGTGGGTCTGCATCCCGCCGTACATCCTCCGTCCGACCACGCGCCGCGCATACTGCACCGGGATCTTGCGCTGCGCCCGCTCGACCCAGATGATCGCGGCGATGACGCCCGTCATCATGAAGAGCAGGACCACGACCGCGATGGGACCGAGAGTGCCGGTCGTGACGTCCTGCCACAGGGTCGCCACGGCGGACGGCAGGCCCGAAACGATGCCGGCGTAGATGATGAGCGAGATGCCGTTCCCGATGCCTCGCTCGGAGATCTGCTCCCCCACCCACATGATGAAGGCGGTGCCGGTCGTCAGCGTCAGGACGGTCATCATGCGGAAGCCCCACCCGGGATGGGGGACCACGCCGCCGGACCCCCCTCCGCCCGTCAGGTTCTCGAGCCAGAACGCGATCCCCAGCGACTGCACCACCGACAGGACGACCGTGCCGTAGCGCGTGTACTGGGTGATCTTCCGCCGGCCGAGCTCCCCCTCCTTGGAGAGCTTCTCGAGGTAGGGGACCACGACCGTCAGCAGCTGCAGGATGATGCTCGCGCTGATGTACGGCA encodes:
- the map gene encoding type I methionyl aminopeptidase; the encoded protein is MIIYKSREEVETMDRCNRVVAQILAELRGQVEPGVTTADLDRVAERMCRDAGVRPAFKGYRGYPCVLCTSVNEEVVHGIPSPKKVLKEGDIIGLDFGVVLDGYFGDAAVTVPVGRISREARDLLNVTRESLHRGIQAARPGKRLSDISSAVQTHAESHGYTVVREFVGHGIGTSLHEDPQVPNYGNPGSGPVLKEGLVLAIEPMVNLGGPAVRIHSDGWTASTIDGSLSAHFERSIAITEDGPLVLGGDVEGL
- a CDS encoding adenylate kinase, whose translation is MPAAHGRATRLVLLGAPGVGKGTQAAEITRRVGLLHISTGDLLRSAIRDGTPLGRRVAAIVERGELVPDALVGEVMEERLSRPDAADGFLLDGFPRTVAQADLLDRILSKRGQSLDRVISIEVAEPEIIDRLTGRRSCDRCGAVYHVRYNRPKAEGICDRCGGTLRQRNDDTDTVIAERLRAYREQTAPLILRYQKAGVLAAVDGRGRPAEVFERMAAAVPGLRG
- the secY gene encoding preprotein translocase subunit SecY, with protein sequence MLDGFSNASRIPELRKRLGFTAAALAIYRLGVAIPTPGIDGQALAQFFAQARNNIVGLVNLFSGGALERFSIFALGIMPYISASIILQLLTVVVPYLEKLSKEGELGRRKITQYTRYGTVVLSVVQSLGIAFWLENLTGGGGSGGVVPHPGWGFRMMTVLTLTTGTAFIMWVGEQISERGIGNGISLIIYAGIVSGLPSAVATLWQDVTTGTLGPIAVVVLLFMMTGVIAAIIWVERAQRKIPVQYARRVVGRRMYGGMQTHMPLRLNTGGVIPVIFASSVLAFPLTFMQWLGVQDKPWLAEIYRQLDYSMPLHNLLYLVAIVFFCYFYISIIFNPMDVADNMKKYGGFIPGIRPGRRTAEYLDTILTRLTFVGAIYLGLIALLPQILISGMKVQALPVVGPALDQILPSFLTQGLGLKFYFGGTSLLIVVGVAMDTVQQVESQLIMRHYDGFLKGARIRGRRG